AAACGGATAATCCCGAAGATTGCAAACAGACCTATAGCCAAAGAGAGCTGAAACTCTACATGATGAAGAAGAAAGGATAGCACAAACACACAGACACTAATCGCAATAAAAGAGAAAGTGAAGTCTCTCTTCAGCCATGTCGATGGAGTATAGATTAACCCAAAGATGACAAAGACAGATACTATTTGAAAAAACAATGGACTAATAAAAGACCAAGGTAAAGAGACAAACGGTTCACTCATAATTTCTATTTTTTTTATTCAAATATCGTGTTATCATTTTCCGTTTTTCTGGGAAGAGGTTCGGATTCAGTGTCCCTATACCATAGCAATACTTACTAAAATTGATAGGATATATAGCTCTCTCTTTCAGAAATCTACAAAACATACTTTGTAAAAAATGCTCCCCCTTCACCTCCACAATAGCAAAACCTTTCAGCAACGAAATAAATCGACCATCATCATAGATAGACAGATCTAAATCAATAGTCACCTTTTCGCAAGACGTGAAATCATAAAACGAAGAGCGAAGATATCTATTTACCAGCGAACAAAACAACTTTTCGTTATCCTTTGCAACAGAAAAAAAATCAGGACAACCATCGACTTCTCCCTCAACAACCTCTCTTGATTTTTCCATTCGCCCTCTAGCACTCTTTCTCTTGATCTCCCAAAACGATTCTCCTGTCAAGAGGTAGTTTCTTTTACGGAACTTCAGACGTGGTCTCTTCCCTCTAAAATGGTCTTTCGCACATCGTAAGTTATCCGTATCGTAATATACATTCTTATAAGTTTGTATTTTTTTACCATCAACAGACAAAATTTGGAACGATCTTTGAAGATACGTCAGGATAGAAGGCAACATCGTCTCGGGAACAATAAATTTCTTATCATTCCTCGACATAAAAGAGGGCTTCTTTTTCAACTCTTTTAAAGTCACAATGCGGAAGTCTAGTTCCTGTATTATATTCTCGATCATCTTCTACAAACTAATAGTAATTTTGGAACAAAAACAATCTCTTATAAGTTTAGCTTATCACAGTATTAAAAATACACAAAAAGATGTTCAATAACTTTACTTTAACCTTTTTGAATGATATTTTTTTTTAGTTTTGATTAAAGCCACGAAAAACAAGTAGCAATATGAAAAAGATCTTTACAACACCAAAGAAATACACTTTTGTATTCGCGTTATTACTCTTATCTACTTTTTCTTGGGCTCAAGAATCACAGTCGATGCCAAGCCAAAGTAATATGAATCGATCCATGTTATCTGATGGCATGTTCTATAACTACTTCACCCCATACTACCTATCCCCAAATATCCTTATTGAGAAAGACTCAATAGGAAAAAATGATATGGTCATGGAGGTAGGCACCTATTTTCAAACAGACTTTGATCATTTTAACGAACTAGGAGTTTATGTAAGTCCCTATATACAAGGACGACTCTCTAAGAATTTAGTATATACTCTACAACCAACCATAAGCAACCATAATCTATGGATGACAGGAAGCAATAAACTGCCTAGCGGAATGAATATGAGCTCGTATGCTAATTTTCAACAAATCGGAGGAAGTGCTTTTCTTGGTTACGAAATAAATGAACATTTCGAAGTAGGGGCAGGAATTTATGGAAGTGCTGCTTTTTCAAACAGTAGGGAGATGCAACAGGTAATCAACAACATGCACCAAATTGGAGCTTCTGTCTATACAAGATATAAAACAGATAACTTCTCTTTTACCATGCAATTTGATTACTCAAAAGTGCCAACCTATACCATGCCTATTAGACAAAACAACCTAGATCTTCCTAGAACTAAACGTTAAAATGAGAATGATTCCTACAAATATAAACATTAAAGAACTAGAGCTACAACTTCACAACTACTGTTTAAACAGACTCACTGAAGAAGAATATCACAAAGTAGAGAAAGCTCGTCTTGAAGCCCATGAAATACTTTCGGAAAAGACTCTTCCTGATGGAGAATCATACTATTCTCACTCCCTTGGAGTGGCACTGATTGCTAGCCTTGAGATGCGATTGGCATCCGACTCCATCATCGCTTCGCTTCTGCATAACACCGTGAAGATGCAAGAAGACCAGCAAAAGTACCTAAGTAAGATTGAGGCAACCTACGGTGCTACTGTAGTCACAATACTGAATGGATTTATTAAGATAAACTCGTTAGCAAAAGACAATATTGCAGTCCAAAGCGATAATTTCAGAAGGCTAATGATGACGCTTTCTGGAGACATTCGTGTTATCTTGGTTAAAATTGCAGACCAACTTAGGGACATGCGGAATCTACACTATTTTCCAGAGGAAAAGAAGCTTCTTTTTGCGCATGAAACAAACTACCTATATGCCCCTTTTGCACATAGACTAGGACTCTATAAGATCAATTCTGAACTTCAGGATCTATGGCTGAAAACGATTCATCCTGAAGATTACGATTATATCAATAAACAACTTGAAAAAAGTGGCTCTTTTAGGGAAAACTTTGTGTCCGAATTTGTAAAACCTATCGAGAAAAAACTTCTTGAAAAGGGGTTCAAGTTCGAGATGAAAGCAAGATCTAAATCGATCTATTCCATCTGGAATAAGATGAAGAAAAAGAAGGTCGACTTCGAGGATGTACATGATATTTTTGCCATTAGAATCATTCTGGACTCACTCCTAGAAGAGGAGAAATCTAACTGCTGGCAAGTATTCTCTATTGTTACAGAACACTATCAAACAAACCCAAATAGGCTGCGTGACTGGATATCCATCCCAAAATCCAATGGATATGAATCCCTTCATACAACCGTTCTAGGTCCTGGAAACAGGTGGGTAGAGGTTCAGATACGTACCGAACGAATGAATGATATGGCTGAGAATGGGCTTGCAGCACATTGGAGATACAAAGGAGGTAAAGGATCTGCAAATATTGACGACTGGCTAAAATCGGTAAAAGAGATTCTTGAAAATCCAGAACTGAATCCCTTTGACTTTATTGACGAATTCAAAACCAATGTCTATGAAGACGAACTATTTGTTTTTACACCCAAGGGAGACCTTAAGAAATTACGTGCAGGGTCCACACTTCTTGACTTTGCTTACGACATACACTCTCAAATCGGAGATCAATGTATTGGGGGACTAGTAAATGGAAAAAAAGTATCGATCAAACATGTTCTGCAAAATGGCGACCATATCTCCATCGAAACATCTAAGAACCAAAAACCTAAACTGGATTGGCTCGACTTTGCTGTCACCACGAAAGCCAAGTCTCGCATTAAGGTCAGTTTAAATGAAGAACAACGAAAATTAGCCGAACATGGTAAGGAGATCGTTAAACGTAAATTTAAAAACTGGAAGATAGACTATAACGATAGAGTGGTACAAGAGATACTTGATCATTATAAAATAAAATTATCCAAAGACTTTTATGCGGACATTGCATTAGAAAAACTTGATATCTTGGATATCAAAAATTTTATTAATCAAAAGATTGAGAAAGATACAGAACAAGAGGTTACTATAAGCAATATAGAAACTCTTTTGGGTGAAGATATAGCTCAAAATCTTAATATTGATGGTTCCGATGATTTCTTGGTCATTGATAACAACATTACCAATGTTGTATACAAACTGTCTAAATGTTGTAATCCTATTTTAGGAGATGACATCTTCGGTTTTGTTACGATAAAAGAGGGTATTAAAATACATCGAAAAAGTTGTCCTAATGCACCTCAGATGTTGGAAAGGTATCCGTACAGAATGCTCAAAGCAAAATGGAAAGGCGAAAACAATACAAAGAAAGCATTCCAAGCCAGCATCCATGTAACAGGTGTCGATCAATCCAATATCGTAGGGGAAATCTCTCAACTAGTATCTAAAGAGGTCGGGGTTCAGATGACCTCCATCTCTTTTGACTCGGGAAATGGCCAAATACAAGGGGTAATCAAAGTATTTGTACACGATCTAGACCACCTAGATTTCTTGATTAAAAAGCTACGTAATGCCAAAGGTATAAACTCTGTCTCTAGAGCAGATGGATAGCATTAAAATATACAGCCAATGCTTCCTTGTTTATGGAAACGTTGGCTTTTTTATAGAGGAAAGCTTCATTCGTCCATGAAGTTAGAATATAATCTAAACCAATCTACTCTACAGTTGTAATTGTAATCCCAAAGAGAATATCTGATTCCACTCTCGATAGGTATGTATTTTAGCAGTATCATAATTTATATACCTCCAATCGTAATCAACAGTAAAAGCCAACCAATTCATCAAATCCCAACAACCGCCCATTGAAAAACGGAAGTCCACATATGATGGTCCATAAAACTGAACCACAGACTCCTCCTCACTCGGTCTACTATATATTTGATATGACTTATCGAACACCATGGAAAAAAGAGCATATTTGGCCACCGCATGAAATCGAAGTCTCTCTCCAATATCCTGATTCACCGCAACTACTGCAGCATAGGAGTTATAAGGAGTAAGATCTGATTCGTTAGGAAAGAACAATGCATCACTATGATATTGTGAGATATGTTCTCTCACCCCCAAGTATAGAGCGGCTCCAACAAACAATGAAGTGGTTTTTCCTCGTTGAATATTTTTCATCAAACGATACTCTAGCTCATACAGATTTGCCTTTAATACACTCTCAGGAAGGGTTGCCGTTGGATCATCAAATAGATAAGAGATCTCCCCATTCAACATACGAAAAGAGACTTGATGTTTCAACCCTTGCTCTCTTCCAAAACCATATTGTAACTGATACTGCAACTGTTGACCTGAATGTTTCAAGCCAGTAAACTGTTCATTCTCTACCGATGTATTTCCTAAACCTGTTTTAATATCAAATACATGTTTCATCTCCTGCCCTATTCCAACAAGAACACAAAGAAAAAAGATCGAAAAAATAGTTATACGTTTCATTATGTACTAGTTGTTTTGGTTTTCTATATACTCTACTGCACGAAGTAAAGGATAGTCTACGACTCCCGACTCCACTGTTTGACTCTGATTAAAAGCCTCCATATCACTAGGGGTAATCAGGACCTCTGGAATCACTCCAACCCCTTCTAAAGAGGAACCATCCATTTTTAATACCTCCTCTACAGGGATAGACATAATCCAACCATTCTTCATCTGAAGAATGTTAATCCCTGAAAATATACCCATGGTCGTATCTCCCATGGTTGTAACATATTTGCCATAACCAATCCCTTCGGCAAAATGCTCTCCTGCACTTCCATTTCCAGATCCAATCAATACCACCACTGGACGGCTATATTCTCCATTAGAACCCTTATAAATTAACTTATCACGTGATGGTTTTAAGTCGAAAATCCCTTCTCCACAACGAGTATTCTTCTTAAAAACTTGCACGTCTTCTTGTAAAAAAGGAGAAGCCAAAACACCACCAAGCTCAGACGATCCTCCACCTTGAGAACGTGCATCGATCACAACCCCTTTTGTATCTTTAAAAGAGCCAAGGATCTCTTGAACCATTCCGTCATACTCTTTATTAGACACACCATCTTGAAATCCTCCAAATGTATGGGTATCGATATAACCTATATCATGATTGTCTCCTATAAAGCCATACGTAAAATACTGGAGATTATCACTACCGTAGAGATCCTGCATCTGATAAATCTCTCTCTCTCCATTAAAATAGTAATCAAGAAACAGGGTATTATCTTCGGACCAATTATTCTCTCCTGCATTCACAAAAAGATTATTGCCTGTCAAGGAGACATGACCATCCTTTACCTCATTTACAAGAATCTCACCACATAAATTAAATAATGCCTTTCTACTCATCTCCTCATTGACTCTACCTTCATACTTTGACTTTACGGTTTTATACCAATCGATATCTCTAACCCTAAAGTTCGCATAAACCCTTCCAAACGTATAAAAGAAATCATCATACACCTCTCTGTTAGTCTTCTTTGAGGATGGGTTGTCAAATAGAACCTCTTCGCATCCAGCTAATAAGAGGACACAACATAACAACAGTTTTAATTTTCTCATAAATAGTTCGTTTTAATTACCTCTTAATACGCAACGATTTAATATCCATTGCACGACAATCTCTATTTTACATATTATTTATATTTTTTAAATAATATAGAATAATATCCACGCTCTTAAACAAATGGTAAACAAAGAGGTGTAAAACAGCCGTTATTGGCACGATACAGGAGAAAAAGAAGACATAATGAGAGTAAAAACAGGGCAAACGATATACTATCGATGGAAAAAATAAAGAATAAGACCTAAAAGTCTAGTAATCTAAAAGGCCGTAAAAAAGGGTATCTATAGAGATACCCTTTAAACCTAACCTAACCTAAATTCCTATGAAAAAATTTGCTTTTCCCTTACCTTACAAAGGTGTATATTTTAGTTGAATGTGAAAAATATTTATACATAAGATTCTTAAATAAAAACTAAAAAGCCTCAAGAAAAGTCAGAAATATTGCACTATCCCCATAAGGACCAAAACCAAAGTCTGCCCTTAGATGAACCTTTTCTTTATCATCAATCTGAAAACGCCCTCCAATACCATATACATATTTGACATCTTCAAAGAATGCACTGTGTTCGTTGGAATAGTCATTTCCAACCCCAACCCAAGCGACAGCACCTAGACGCCACCAAAGGTCTCTACGATATTCTACTTGACTATACCACATATTGTTATCTATATATTTATTGGGATTGGATATACCCCTTAGAGTGTTCTTATCAGCAAGTACTGGCATTCGATAAAATGGCGTATTATCACTACTATTTTTAAATACGGACTGAAAAGCAAAAACATGCTTCTGTGGAAGACCAAAAGTGTTAAAATAACGGATATCTAGAGCCAACGTAGAGAATTCATAATCGCTTCCCATCCATGAGGCATAGTGTAAAGATCGAAGGTCTACATACAGACCATGATGAGGATACACCACATTGTCTCTTCCATCAAAACGAATCATAGGCCCAATCCCTAAGATAAAACCTCCTTCATAACCAGGAACATCAGGAGTAAATAGATCCCCTTCGATAGAGGAGATAGCCATGGTTTGAATATCATAAAGAAGCCCTACATAAACCTTTCCAAAACCTTTGGATATGGCTCCAGAAAAAAGAAATTCGTTACTATCAAACATCGAATAATCGATCGCTTCTCCTGAGACTCCAACACCATACCACTGATTCTCTTTGCGGTAGTAAGCCACAGAGGATTCGATACTCCAGTTCGAATTAGTAAACCCATTCAAGTTTGCCTCCGCATTAACAAACCCTTCTGTAGAGTATGAAAACTCGGTGGCGATGGTCGTACTTTTTCCTCCGACACCATAAAGAGTCCATAACGGTTTAATCCCAAAGATGAATCCTGCTTGGGGTTCATACCCAGCAACCGGATACATCGAAAGAGAGTAATTAGGATGATTAATTGTCGCAAAATCAATGAAAGCTTCTAACCAACGTTGGATCACTGGATCTTGGCTCTTTGACTCTACTGCAGTAGAATCTAGGATAGACGCTTTCACGACAATCACATTCAATAAAAGGAGTAATAATACAAGAGATCTCTTCATTCTTATCTTTTTCAAAACGCTTCTAAAACGGTCAAATATATTGAATTTTGTCCATGTGGACCAAAACCGATATCTGCTCTAAAATTTAAATTATCATCAGGAAGGATTTTAAACCTCAAACCAGCTCCATATACAAACTTTATATCTTTAAATGCCTTCGTATCATTAGACCCAAACTCATTCCCTAATCCAGAAAAAACAGTAAAACCAAATCGATTTTTAAACATCTGTCGATACTCTGCTCTTGCAAACCAAACATTCTTATCTATATAACGAAATGGATGTTCTATTCCCCTCAAAGCATATTTACCTCCCAATTTGCTCATTAAATAGAATGGGACATCCCCGTATTCTAAATCTGTCATCAACTGAAATGCCATCACCCGATTCTTACTCTTCAATGGATAATAGTATCGTAAATCCGTTTTCCACTCCATAAAGTGATAATCATTAAACGATGCGTTAGGGTAGGCCAAAAAATATGTAGTTCCAAAGAAACCTTTCGATGGAAAAAGGATATCATCTCGTGAATCATAACGTACAACGGGCCCAAGCCCCAAAGTAAATCCACCATCATAACCATAAACCGACGAATCCAAAGGAACCACATCTGACTCCGAATCTAAATCTAAATTATTCTTGGTCTGTACGATATTAAACCTCAACCCCAAAAAGAACTCATCGGTCAGCCCTTTAGAAACCTCACCTCTCCATGAGTTATTAATATAGGTGTAATCGGTGGGAGTCACTTCACTATTATTATTAGATATACCATAATATTTATTAGGGACCTCTTCTATGCGAATGTTAGACATCACCAACCATCGATTATCAGTAAACATTAAGAAGTCAATCTCAAAACTATATTGTCCTTGGGTAGAGACCATAAAAGAGGGGATCAAAGTCGTGGGACGATAAAAGGAGCTACTATCAGGTTGTTCTTTAGGTAAAAATCTGAATACAGGCATTAATCCAACTTGGAATCCATATTGCGGACCAAAACCAGCCATTGGATAGAGGGAAAATGTATACTTGGGGTGTGTAAAGGTGACCTTGTCTAGGGTCTTACTTACCAAGTGAGTAGTTTTGTCAATAAGTTTCTTACTCTTAATGGTATCCTGCTCCTGTGCAAGTCCATAAAAAATGGATACAAAAAAAAGGAATATAAAGACTACTTTTCTCATTAATATTTCTTTCGTTATTTAAGATTCAGACGTTTCTATCAATAGTAACAACAAAGGTGGTATAATAGATTAGCAAAATATCATCTTTTCAGCGAAAATTAATTTCAATTAAAGAAAGTAAAGATTATTTTCAATAAGAGATCTCGCATAGTGTCTATCATAACTATATTATCTTAAATTGTTTCTCCAATTTTCATACCCTCAATCCTCCTGAACAATTCTTTAAATAAGCACATCGAGACAATGACTTTCTACACTAATCTTCCATACCAACGCCTTCGAAGCATGCCATTTTTAAATAGAAAACCACTATCTTTGTACCAAAACAGAAAGAGTATGTTAGATCCATATAAAAGATTAGAAGAGATTCTTAAAGAGGACAAGTCTTGGCCAAAACCATATATGTATAAGTTTATTGTCCCAAATCACGATGACAAAGTAAACAAAGTGAAGAAAATGATGCCTGAACCAGAAAAGGTGGTAATGAGAAGTTCAAAAGATTTAAAATATATCTCTATCTCTCTTAAAACCATCGTAAATAGCGCAGACGATATCTTGGAACTATATAAAAGAATAGATCAAGTAGAGGGAGTCATTAAACTTTAATACAATACAATTCCGATTCTACTCTTAGAATCGGAATATCCAAAATAGACTTGCATAAGAGGTACGTAACTGATGATACACATTATCTACCACGGCATCCAAAACCGACCCAAATCTCGAAACTTGGTGAGAATAATCTTCAAAAAGATTCACAGAGAGCTTCGTGACACATTGGTATCTTTTCCTTAATAGTCCAGTGCTCTTTTGTCGCTGTTCACAAAATTTATCTGGTTCTTTTTTATCACATTGAAGTTTACACACAAACTTATTTCGTGGATCATTCTCTGTAAAGTAGGACGCCGACGTCCCACTATTTAGATCAAAATCTTTTCCCAAAACCCCTTCATAAATATCATGTAAGGTAAAAGGCAAGCCTGAAATAAACCAGTGATGATGGTCTACCATCCAACGGTAGCGTATATAATTTTTTTCAGGAGGCCACAATGACTTTATCACATGATGAAGTGCTGCAAAGATATAGGACCAAATATGAAACCTGTCGTACATACAGTCTATTCTATCTAGTTCGAGACTTCTCAATCGATCTATTCCTTGGAATAGTAACGTACTCTCATTTGACAAAGAGGATGCTTCAATCTCAAGCATCCCTGTCACCTCGTGGTATAATTTTGTCACCTCCTCAATACGATTCATTTGTTGCATACCTTAATCCTAAATAATACTATACTATTAAGACAGGTAGTACAACAAATTGTTTAATCAAGAGAACTAAAAAGCACTAAAAAAGGCTTTTAATGCGGAAGTTAGTTGTCCTTTGATCGAATCTAAGATATATCCAATATCCTTGGTTGTTTCACTCCATTCTTTCTTAATAAAGAAGAGGTTAAACTCATTTTTAAACGCGGACTTTGTATCAGCAATATCCATTACGGTTTTGTAAAACAGCGTAAAAAGATCCTTTTCTCCATATAGAGTTTGATCGTCAATAGAGACCACCTTCAACAGATTATTTAACAAAGCACGATCCTTTAAGAGAATGGCACTCCAAAGCCCTTTCATATAGTTACCATATAAAAATGGTAGTGCATCTTGATCGTTACAAAAGGCAATTTCGATAGGCTGAAATTGAAAAGTAGAATAGAGTGCTTTTGCCCCCTCTTTATCTCCTCTGTAAATCATTGCAAAAGATTGTATATTGGCAAGGGCCAATCTTTGGTAGCGATCCAAACTTTCAGCTTCAGGTCTCTTCTTATAGGTCACAACAACAGACTCCATCGCCTTAATCCACTGATCAGAATGAGATTTATCTGAATAGATAAAAGCAGTAAAATATAGATCAGATAACTTATATACCCAATCGATGATCTTTTGGTCTGGATAGGTTGCAATATATGCTTTATACTCACGCTGGGCTTGTTGAAACTCACCAATCAACTTATACGCATCAAAACGTGCCATACGCAATTCACAATATGCCACTTGGTGATCCACCAACTGCTCTAGAGCGATTGTATCCTGAAGAAATGCTTGTAATTCACTACTAGACCTATGCTTGATAGCATCTTGATATCTTTTTAATGTCTTATCTAAAATGGAAACTTTTTCCTCCATACAGGGTTACATTTAAAATGTCAAATAAATAAAATACTATTATCTCTACTCGAAAACAGTGCAAAATTAACTATTATTGAATAGAGAAACTCTTTTTCTAAGGGGAAGTTGTAAAAATCATTTCAAACAGATAAATTACATATCATAATATGCAGAATAGAAATATGTGGGTTACCGACCTCGATGGAACACTTCTAGATGGGCAAGAAAAGCTCCCATCTCAAATGTTAGATATTATTCCAAATATTAACGAAAATACCATCAAAGTCATTGCTACTGGACGCAACTTAGAAAAAGTATGGAAAGTGATTGACAATCCAAAACTATTCAACTATATCATATTCTCTTCTGGAGCTGGAATTTACAACTGTATCTCGGGGAAGATCATTCAAGTAAACAACTTACGACAAGAGGATAGTATAGAGATATTTAACTATCTTGACAAACAATCGCAAAACTTTATATACACCAAAGAAGTACCTCAAAACAGCACCCTTTATTACAAACAAAACTATTCATGTGACCATTTCACGGAATATGTAGATGCTCACCAAGAGGAACTAGAGAATACACTTAATCCATTCTCTGATAAATTGGCTCAATTCATGGCATTCTTACCAAACCAAAAGAATCAAATCGAGATTCATACTTCTCGAATTATGGAGATCTCCAAAAACATACAGGTCATTCGTGCCACTTCTCCTATAGACAAAGATTTCTGTTGGCTCGAAATATTTCATCAAAATGTTTCAAAAGGTAAAGCAGTACAATTTTTGAGCAATACACTCTCTATTGATCTAAAAGATATTATCGGTGTCGGAAACGACTATAACGACCTAGATTTTCTGGAAATTATCGGAAAACCTTATGTAGTAGATAATAGCCCGCAGAAAATAAAGGCTAATTTTCCAGTGGTTTCATCCAATAACGAATTAGGAGTTCTTGAGGTCCTAAAAAAACATAACTTAGCTTAAACATTTCCTATTTAAATTTTGTCTTATCTGAAAAAAATATGACAAAAAAGAAGTGTAAAAGTCCTAAGATAATGCCAAAAGAGAGTCAACTTAAGTATAAATGCAAGAAATGTGGTGAAAAATCTGAAGAAAAAAAGCAGGTTTGCAAACCCCAAAAGGTAGACCCAAAAGATTAACATTCACCACATTACACCTTATAATCATTATAAAGTAGTAAATCTATTTAACATTTTTTTCATTACCTGGAGAACAAATAGTATGGTTTCAACTTACCTTTACCCCCAAACTACGAATA
The Prolixibacteraceae bacterium DNA segment above includes these coding regions:
- a CDS encoding VTC domain-containing protein encodes the protein MIENIIQELDFRIVTLKELKKKPSFMSRNDKKFIVPETMLPSILTYLQRSFQILSVDGKKIQTYKNVYYDTDNLRCAKDHFRGKRPRLKFRKRNYLLTGESFWEIKRKSARGRMEKSREVVEGEVDGCPDFFSVAKDNEKLFCSLVNRYLRSSFYDFTSCEKVTIDLDLSIYDDGRFISLLKGFAIVEVKGEHFLQSMFCRFLKERAIYPINFSKYCYGIGTLNPNLFPEKRKMITRYLNKKNRNYE
- a CDS encoding RelA/SpoT family protein; amino-acid sequence: MIPTNINIKELELQLHNYCLNRLTEEEYHKVEKARLEAHEILSEKTLPDGESYYSHSLGVALIASLEMRLASDSIIASLLHNTVKMQEDQQKYLSKIEATYGATVVTILNGFIKINSLAKDNIAVQSDNFRRLMMTLSGDIRVILVKIADQLRDMRNLHYFPEEKKLLFAHETNYLYAPFAHRLGLYKINSELQDLWLKTIHPEDYDYINKQLEKSGSFRENFVSEFVKPIEKKLLEKGFKFEMKARSKSIYSIWNKMKKKKVDFEDVHDIFAIRIILDSLLEEEKSNCWQVFSIVTEHYQTNPNRLRDWISIPKSNGYESLHTTVLGPGNRWVEVQIRTERMNDMAENGLAAHWRYKGGKGSANIDDWLKSVKEILENPELNPFDFIDEFKTNVYEDELFVFTPKGDLKKLRAGSTLLDFAYDIHSQIGDQCIGGLVNGKKVSIKHVLQNGDHISIETSKNQKPKLDWLDFAVTTKAKSRIKVSLNEEQRKLAEHGKEIVKRKFKNWKIDYNDRVVQEILDHYKIKLSKDFYADIALEKLDILDIKNFINQKIEKDTEQEVTISNIETLLGEDIAQNLNIDGSDDFLVIDNNITNVVYKLSKCCNPILGDDIFGFVTIKEGIKIHRKSCPNAPQMLERYPYRMLKAKWKGENNTKKAFQASIHVTGVDQSNIVGEISQLVSKEVGVQMTSISFDSGNGQIQGVIKVFVHDLDHLDFLIKKLRNAKGINSVSRADG
- a CDS encoding BamA/TamA family outer membrane protein, whose product is MRKVVFIFLFFVSIFYGLAQEQDTIKSKKLIDKTTHLVSKTLDKVTFTHPKYTFSLYPMAGFGPQYGFQVGLMPVFRFLPKEQPDSSSFYRPTTLIPSFMVSTQGQYSFEIDFLMFTDNRWLVMSNIRIEEVPNKYYGISNNNSEVTPTDYTYINNSWRGEVSKGLTDEFFLGLRFNIVQTKNNLDLDSESDVVPLDSSVYGYDGGFTLGLGPVVRYDSRDDILFPSKGFFGTTYFLAYPNASFNDYHFMEWKTDLRYYYPLKSKNRVMAFQLMTDLEYGDVPFYLMSKLGGKYALRGIEHPFRYIDKNVWFARAEYRQMFKNRFGFTVFSGLGNEFGSNDTKAFKDIKFVYGAGLRFKILPDDNLNFRADIGFGPHGQNSIYLTVLEAF
- a CDS encoding DUF493 domain-containing protein is translated as MLDPYKRLEEILKEDKSWPKPYMYKFIVPNHDDKVNKVKKMMPEPEKVVMRSSKDLKYISISLKTIVNSADDILELYKRIDQVEGVIKL
- a CDS encoding Cof-type HAD-IIB family hydrolase; translated protein: MQNRNMWVTDLDGTLLDGQEKLPSQMLDIIPNINENTIKVIATGRNLEKVWKVIDNPKLFNYIIFSSGAGIYNCISGKIIQVNNLRQEDSIEIFNYLDKQSQNFIYTKEVPQNSTLYYKQNYSCDHFTEYVDAHQEELENTLNPFSDKLAQFMAFLPNQKNQIEIHTSRIMEISKNIQVIRATSPIDKDFCWLEIFHQNVSKGKAVQFLSNTLSIDLKDIIGVGNDYNDLDFLEIIGKPYVVDNSPQKIKANFPVVSSNNELGVLEVLKKHNLA